The proteins below are encoded in one region of Mus caroli chromosome 10, CAROLI_EIJ_v1.1, whole genome shotgun sequence:
- the LOC110303100 gene encoding zinc finger protein 883-like, which produces MDLVTYEDVRVNFTREEWALLDPSQKSLYRDVMLEICWNLTAIGYKWEDFNIEEHCKCPERHERYIICHSGFKPCEDKKYKKKQCTPVSPRTIRQYVVVPTMRRHDDSDTDLQLTGFPTSMAAHHQTNTGEKPYEYKECRNSSDYTGSLCTCHVAHKIGKYYAYNQCDKTLSSSSSLLGCEKILMGKGNDKSEPCTKGFNHHRYLQTHKRTNSEDLYEYNQYDKDFRSNSSAKLHERTHLEIELYEDNQSEKAFVTHSLHQVPRSHTREKRYGYDQCGNTFACLSYLQIHERISLEKPFECNQCSKAFAYKRHLHRHEKIHTGEKPYGCNQCGKAFVYNSYLQRHKRSHTGEKPYECHQCGKAFSRNSHLYRHERSHTGEKPYGCNKCGKAFGRNSTLQRHERSHNGEKPYGCNKCGKAFGRNSTLQRHERSHTGEKPHEHKQCDKDFAQKSNLHSHERNLIGQKPCEYNQSGKAFAQNSHLSHHEVNCTQEKSYGCSQCGKAFAYNSHLQRHERSHTGEKPYECNKCGKAFSQNSHLHKHERSHTGEKPYGRKQCDKAFAQNNHLFHHEINCTREKSYGCSQCGKAFAYNSQLQRHERSHTQEKSYGCSQCGKAFGRYSNLQRHERSHTGEKPYECNKCGKAFSQNSHLHKHERSHTGEKPYECNQCLKAFACKSNLYRHERRHT; this is translated from the exons GTATATCATCTGTCACTCTGGATTCAAGCCATGTGAggataagaaatataaaaagaagcaaTGTACCCCTGTCTCtcccagaacaattagacaataTGTAGTAGTCCCTACTATGAGAAGACATGATGACAGTGATACAGATTTACAGTTAACTGGTTTTCCAACTTCCATGGCAGCCCATCACCAAACtaacactggagagaaaccttatgagtACAAGGAATGCAGAAATTCATCTGACTATACTGGTTCACTTTGCACCTGTCATGTGGCTCACAAAATAGGGAAATATTATGCATATAACCAGTGTGATAAAACCCTGAGTTCTTCCAGTTCTCTTCTAGGATGTGAAAAAATTTTGATGGGAAAAGGAAATGATAAGTCTGAGCCATGTACTAAAGGCTTTAACCATCATAGGTATcttcaaacacataaaagaacCAATAGTGAAGATCTCTATGAATATAATCAATATGATAAAGACTTTAGATCTAATTCATCTGCAAAATTACACGAAAGAACTCATTTGGAAATTGAACTTTATGAAGATAATCAAAGTGAAAAAGCCTTTGTAACTCATAGTCTTCATCAAGTACCTAGATCTCATACTAGAGAGAAAAGGTATGGATATGATCAATGTGGTAACACCTTTGCCTGTCTTAGTTatcttcaaatacatgaaagaattAGTTTGGAGAAACCCTTtgaatgtaatcaatgtagtAAAGCTTTTGCATATAAAAGACATCTTCACAGGCATGAAAagattcatactggagagaaaccctatggaTGCAATCAGTGTGGTAAGGCCTTTGTATATAACAGTTATCTACAAAGGCATAAAAGAagtcacactggagagaaaccctatgaatgtcatcaatgtggtaaagccttttcacGGAACAGTCATCTTTACCGGCATGAAAGaagtcatactggagagaaaccatatGGATGTAAtaaatgtggtaaagcctttgggCGCAACAGTACTCTTCAAAGGCATGAAAGAAGTCATAATGGAGAGAAACCATATGGATGTAAtaaatgtggtaaagcctttgggCGCAACAGTACTCTTCAAAGGCATGAAAGaagtcatactggagagaaacctcaTGAACATAAACAATGTGATAAAGACTTTGCACAGAAGAGTAATCTTCACAGTCATGAAAGAAATCTTATTGGACAAAAGCCCTGTGAATATAATCAaagtggtaaagcctttgcacagaATAGCCATCTTTCCCATCATGAAGTAAACTGTACTCAAGAAAAATCCTATGGATGTagtcaatgtggtaaagcctttgcatataaCAGTCATCTTCAAAGGCATGAAAGaagtcatactggagagaaaccttatgaatgtaataaatgtggtaaagccttttcacaaAACAGTCATCTTCATAAGCATGAAAGAAGTCATACGGGGGAGAAACCTTATGGACGTAaacaatgtgataaagcctttgcaCAGAATAATCATCTTTTCCATCATGAAATAAACTGTACTCGAGAAAAATCCTATGGATGTAgtcagtgtggtaaagcctttgcatataaCAGTCAACTTCAAAGGCATGAAAGAAGTCA TACTCAAGAAAAATCCTATGGATGTAgtcagtgtggtaaagcctttgggCGTTACAGTAATCTTCAAAGGCATGAAAGaagtcatactggagagaaaccttacgaATGTAAtaaatgtggtaaagccttttcacaaAACAGTCATCTTCATAAGCATGAAAGAAGTCATACCGgggagaaaccctatgaatgtaatcaatgtttGAAAGCCTTTGCGTGCAAAAGTAACCTTTACAGGCATGAAAGAAGACATACTTGA